One Bdellovibrionales bacterium genomic region harbors:
- a CDS encoding serine/threonine protein kinase: protein MRSELQIGELIAEGGMGEVYQAVLVGEDGFRKSVAAKRLKAGYVVDRSVLLREARIQAQLSHPNICAIFDVREASGEIYLIAELLEGHTLRHLIRQMAASEQTFSNRSILYLIQQVSNALDYAHAKGVVHRDLSPSNVFLTKFQEIKLIDFGLARDDHKDRNSVFTKGIVGSLEYLSPERVDGLISVPASDFFALGVIALEMATLESPFKGNSDFEIMSAVKKCSYNIPALDGEYGEEVLKIIDGLLQKEPENRFGKTDIDRITGSLNLSWESEYGDRGVNPTCFNTRKIVRPISPGLGTRLKTIVLSVCCVSLVLFISRFIFGMIETSKFPRIEIDNGTSTVPVEKHFQNHKEVTQIGVGVDVCYYFYREILSMPTLLYSKHGRDLFLYGDVKRSVKQAASEIVSEGRIRENLKKQMGEFCKDIVVNKSIIEFHDNMLMKLEGLASSGTGEADLFGNGLSDSYVESKYLEVFVEPYPGFFMEETRLRNLFYTNRSVSGDSRAYIAFEMNSNEKEIDVNDCLQLGHLHWISTYFSGRFTASSASDVATFIIFRTGEFKDGGGHDEKILLKSNPKAIGPESWVCIYVRNGFKGSSARFYQGI, encoded by the coding sequence ATGAGATCTGAACTGCAGATTGGTGAGCTTATTGCTGAAGGAGGAATGGGAGAGGTCTATCAAGCAGTCCTCGTCGGCGAAGATGGATTTCGGAAGTCTGTAGCCGCAAAACGATTAAAAGCGGGATATGTGGTCGATAGGAGCGTGCTATTGAGGGAGGCGCGGATACAAGCGCAGCTCAGCCATCCAAATATTTGTGCTATCTTTGATGTTAGAGAGGCTTCTGGTGAAATTTATCTTATTGCGGAGCTTCTTGAGGGGCACACACTCCGCCATCTTATACGTCAGATGGCCGCTTCGGAACAGACCTTCTCAAATAGATCCATCCTATATCTCATTCAACAAGTTTCAAATGCGCTTGACTACGCGCACGCCAAGGGCGTGGTTCACAGAGATCTATCTCCATCAAATGTATTTCTAACAAAATTTCAGGAGATCAAACTGATTGATTTTGGATTAGCAAGAGATGATCACAAGGATCGTAATTCTGTCTTTACAAAGGGAATTGTTGGAAGTCTGGAATACTTGAGTCCAGAGCGGGTTGACGGTCTTATCTCAGTTCCCGCAAGTGATTTTTTTGCTTTGGGTGTTATTGCTCTGGAAATGGCAACCCTTGAATCACCGTTTAAGGGAAATTCAGACTTTGAGATCATGTCTGCCGTCAAGAAATGCAGTTACAACATACCTGCTCTTGATGGGGAGTATGGCGAGGAAGTACTGAAAATAATTGATGGTTTGCTGCAGAAGGAGCCGGAAAATAGATTTGGCAAGACGGATATTGATAGGATAACCGGAAGTCTGAATCTCAGCTGGGAATCAGAATATGGCGACAGAGGTGTAAACCCTACGTGTTTCAATACACGAAAGATTGTTCGACCTATATCGCCAGGTCTGGGAACTCGTTTGAAGACAATAGTTCTTTCGGTGTGCTGTGTATCTTTGGTATTGTTTATCTCGAGGTTTATCTTTGGGATGATAGAGACCTCGAAATTTCCAAGAATAGAAATTGACAACGGCACCTCTACTGTCCCTGTTGAGAAGCATTTTCAAAACCATAAGGAAGTTACTCAAATTGGCGTAGGCGTTGACGTATGCTATTACTTTTATCGTGAGATTTTGTCCATGCCCACGTTGCTCTATAGTAAACATGGGAGAGATTTATTTCTTTATGGAGATGTTAAGCGATCAGTCAAACAGGCGGCCAGTGAAATCGTTTCCGAGGGAAGGATCCGAGAGAATTTAAAAAAACAGATGGGTGAGTTTTGCAAAGATATTGTTGTCAATAAAAGTATCATCGAGTTTCATGATAACATGCTTATGAAGCTAGAGGGATTAGCCAGTTCTGGGACAGGAGAAGCCGATTTGTTTGGGAATGGTCTTTCAGATAGCTATGTTGAATCAAAATACTTGGAGGTCTTTGTTGAGCCATATCCTGGATTTTTTATGGAAGAAACAAGATTGAGAAATTTATTTTATACCAATAGAAGCGTTAGTGGCGATTCCCGCGCATATATTGCTTTTGAAATGAATTCCAATGAGAAGGAGATTGATGTAAACGACTGTCTGCAGTTGGGTCATCTTCATTGGATATCGACTTATTTCTCGGGTCGATTTACGGCTTCCTCTGCCTCTGACGTGGCCACATTCATAATTTTTAGGACAGGTGAATTTAAGGATGGCGGCGGTCACGATGAGAAGATACTTCTTAAGTCGAATCCTAAAGCAATCGGGCCAGAGTCGTGGGTCTGTATTTATGTTCGAAATGGATTTAAGGGATCATCAGCTAGATTTTATCAAGGAATATAA
- a CDS encoding DUF4277 domain-containing protein has protein sequence MSDRPITEVEEVGHLGLVAALFRDYGLTEKIDKLLPKIVYPTK, from the coding sequence ATGAGTGATAGACCCATTACTGAAGTCGAGGAAGTTGGTCATTTAGGTCTCGTGGCAGCTCTGTTTAGGGACTATGGGCTAACTGAAAAAATTGATAAGCTGTTACCTAAGATTGTATATCCAACTAAATAA
- a CDS encoding IS3 family transposase, which translates to MILDLSNEVPINRLCRHFGVSTSGYYQWKANSQFKFLTKKREICKEIEEIFKASKSTYGSPRIFHELRSKGFSVSENTVAKYMREMGLDARLKKKYRVRTTNSNHEGPIAPRVFRIEDDLPKDSNQVFAGDITYLRFGSGFFYLAIVLDVCTRKVVGWSVTDSLETTGVLNALQMALANCGNRAKIVFHSDRGIQYASKLFLALLKKKDVIPSMSRKGNCYDNSIVESWFKSFKSECLYRHDYKTEAELRILVFEYIETWYNKKRLHSSFGYQSPLEYESTLNAA; encoded by the coding sequence ATGATTTTGGACCTTTCAAATGAAGTTCCTATCAACCGCCTGTGCAGACATTTTGGGGTGAGTACCAGTGGGTATTACCAATGGAAAGCGAATAGTCAGTTCAAATTCTTGACGAAAAAAAGGGAAATCTGCAAGGAAATTGAGGAGATTTTCAAAGCTAGCAAAAGTACCTATGGCTCACCAAGGATCTTTCATGAGCTGAGGAGCAAGGGATTTTCTGTAAGTGAAAATACTGTTGCGAAGTATATGAGGGAGATGGGATTGGATGCCCGATTAAAGAAAAAATATCGAGTGAGAACGACTAATTCGAACCACGAGGGCCCAATTGCTCCACGAGTTTTCAGGATCGAGGATGATCTGCCCAAAGACTCTAATCAGGTCTTTGCCGGAGATATCACTTATCTGAGATTTGGATCTGGCTTTTTCTATCTGGCCATAGTTCTCGATGTTTGTACCCGAAAAGTTGTGGGCTGGTCGGTCACTGACAGTTTAGAAACCACCGGGGTCTTGAATGCTCTGCAGATGGCATTGGCTAATTGCGGAAATAGAGCGAAGATCGTCTTTCACTCGGACCGCGGGATTCAGTACGCGAGCAAATTATTTTTGGCTTTGCTAAAGAAGAAGGATGTGATTCCGAGCATGAGTCGCAAGGGAAACTGCTACGACAATTCGATTGTTGAGAGTTGGTTCAAGTCATTCAAGTCTGAGTGTCTTTACCGTCATGACTACAAAACCGAAGCAGAGTTGAGAATCTTAGTTTTTGAGTATATTGAAACGTGGTACAATAAAAAAAGATTGCATTCATCGTTTGGTTATCAAAGTCCTTTGGAGTATGAATCAACACTAAATGCCGCCTGA
- a CDS encoding DEAD/DEAH box helicase family protein, with translation MTQEEQEAKSFNRLSPLQIFYYTHLLTLKKPKWNRETIDQAVIEAKVDLNPHQIEAATFAFRNPFSGGVILADEVGLGKTIEAGLILSQLWAEGKRSFLIVAPKSLRHQWQDELRNLFYIDSQIIDTSAMRALEKSGSGSPLKQREKVIITNEHFFNRYSDAIQNTKWDLIVIDEAHKLRNVWKPAKKQAQRAKLIRETIKPFKKLLLTATPMQNNLMELYGLTSFIDETVLGTQESFQQTFYRIPEEHREERLSELKYRMKRFFHRELRRNVSDFIRYTNRNAVTFEFDPEDEEEQLRKEFEAYLKRENTYGIPPMASHLLRLIYCKLLASSSFALKNSLLGIYKRLVITAVQADNQPLFGSLMSRISKKFTLENGKRSQELEDFERLLFKKIRSKSYAGLREAVFDSELVDLADKEGELLENYDEDDFEKEDAPDSVEVGDRIVSEADEILNFISLTRKIRENTKGHALKAAIEQQFEKAKTEGWPQKAVIFTEFKTTQQYVINVLEQMGMTLDSDIVVFNGSVGDAESRRRLVNEFRDSKKIFLTTEAGAEGLNLQFCNLIVNYDLPWNPQRIEQRIGRCHRYGQELDVVVVNFINKKNHADRRVLELLGEKFKLFEGAFGASDEVLGAIQSGNDIEKEILKIYLGCRTEEEINARFEEMFKTNWDQIDARLQGARDKLINEFDEDVRKKLKDLHDQAKSQITGKQAIVRDCVLSALDQSVFSYKDGVLDLRSRSLSLDSGIPYTFSKDRQSTAELVHSNHTSFRSLLPSGEFTGHVCFKLSGRHKISLIDGLKGRQGQFAIYKLALSGIDSFEAIVPIFQLSAGSFLSDEEAHKLLTVTSDSRPSLSLGNGKIEYADELESRISVFKRALVEHSEDLYHEEIEKIEGYFDDLEVQKRYEKEALQKQIEEIKQERRKLPLNAQRDLNQKISRLKDKQVQLDQEIAELSLAAQEKQKQLVEDLDSKINIQLETRLLASGTCEVL, from the coding sequence ATGACACAAGAAGAGCAGGAAGCAAAAAGTTTCAACCGGTTGTCACCTCTCCAGATATTCTATTACACGCATTTATTGACCCTGAAGAAACCCAAGTGGAATCGAGAAACGATAGATCAGGCGGTCATAGAGGCCAAGGTGGACCTGAATCCACACCAGATTGAAGCAGCAACATTTGCATTCCGAAATCCGTTTTCCGGAGGAGTCATTCTTGCCGATGAAGTCGGTTTGGGAAAAACCATTGAGGCGGGGCTAATATTGTCTCAGCTATGGGCTGAGGGAAAGCGATCGTTCTTAATCGTTGCACCCAAGTCCCTTCGGCATCAGTGGCAAGACGAACTGAGAAATCTGTTTTATATAGACAGTCAAATTATTGATACGAGTGCAATGCGAGCGTTGGAAAAGTCTGGCAGTGGTTCTCCCCTGAAGCAGAGGGAGAAAGTAATCATCACGAACGAACATTTTTTCAATCGATATTCTGATGCAATTCAAAACACGAAATGGGACCTCATCGTAATCGACGAAGCTCACAAACTTAGAAATGTTTGGAAGCCAGCCAAAAAACAGGCGCAGAGAGCCAAGCTGATTCGTGAAACGATCAAACCGTTCAAAAAACTCCTTCTTACTGCGACCCCCATGCAAAACAACTTGATGGAACTCTATGGATTGACGTCCTTTATCGATGAAACCGTCTTGGGCACCCAGGAAAGCTTCCAACAGACTTTTTACCGCATTCCTGAAGAGCATAGAGAGGAACGGCTTTCAGAGCTTAAGTACCGGATGAAGAGATTTTTTCATCGTGAACTCCGGCGAAACGTGAGCGACTTCATCCGATATACGAACCGGAACGCCGTCACTTTTGAATTCGATCCAGAGGACGAAGAAGAACAACTGAGAAAGGAATTCGAAGCCTATTTAAAGAGGGAAAATACGTATGGAATTCCCCCAATGGCGTCTCATCTTCTTAGGCTGATATACTGCAAGCTGCTGGCCAGCTCTTCTTTTGCTTTGAAAAATAGTCTTCTTGGAATTTACAAACGACTCGTAATCACCGCCGTTCAGGCAGACAACCAGCCTCTATTCGGTTCATTGATGTCACGGATCTCAAAGAAATTTACTTTAGAGAACGGCAAGAGGTCTCAGGAACTCGAAGATTTTGAACGACTTCTTTTCAAGAAAATCAGATCGAAGAGTTATGCGGGACTGCGTGAGGCTGTGTTCGACTCCGAACTGGTCGACCTTGCCGACAAGGAAGGCGAACTTTTAGAAAACTATGATGAGGACGATTTCGAGAAAGAAGATGCTCCAGATTCCGTCGAGGTTGGTGATCGAATTGTTTCTGAAGCCGATGAAATTCTAAACTTCATTTCGTTGACCAGAAAAATAAGAGAGAACACAAAGGGCCACGCTCTAAAGGCCGCAATCGAGCAACAGTTTGAAAAGGCAAAGACTGAAGGATGGCCGCAGAAGGCTGTCATTTTTACCGAATTCAAAACGACCCAACAATACGTGATCAATGTTCTAGAGCAGATGGGAATGACACTAGATAGCGACATTGTAGTATTCAATGGAAGCGTTGGCGATGCCGAAAGCCGACGGAGACTCGTCAACGAGTTTCGAGATTCAAAAAAGATCTTTCTCACCACTGAGGCCGGAGCTGAGGGACTCAATCTCCAATTCTGCAATTTGATCGTGAATTACGACCTTCCGTGGAATCCACAGCGTATCGAGCAACGGATTGGCAGATGTCACAGATATGGCCAAGAGCTGGACGTTGTGGTCGTGAATTTCATTAACAAGAAGAATCACGCAGACCGCCGGGTTCTAGAATTGCTGGGTGAGAAGTTCAAACTTTTTGAAGGCGCATTTGGTGCTTCTGACGAAGTACTCGGAGCCATTCAGTCCGGTAACGACATAGAGAAGGAAATTCTAAAAATTTATCTTGGCTGCCGCACTGAAGAAGAAATCAACGCAAGATTCGAGGAGATGTTCAAAACGAACTGGGATCAGATCGACGCCCGGTTGCAGGGTGCTAGAGACAAGCTGATTAATGAATTTGATGAAGATGTTCGGAAGAAGCTCAAAGACCTTCACGATCAGGCAAAGTCGCAGATTACCGGAAAGCAGGCCATCGTGCGGGACTGCGTACTTTCAGCGCTCGACCAAAGCGTATTTAGTTATAAAGATGGGGTGCTTGATCTGAGATCTAGATCGCTCAGTCTTGACTCAGGTATACCGTATACGTTCAGTAAAGATCGCCAGAGTACAGCTGAGTTAGTTCATTCTAACCATACCTCTTTTAGATCCTTGCTCCCGTCTGGAGAGTTCACCGGCCACGTGTGCTTCAAGCTCTCCGGACGTCATAAAATTTCTCTAATTGATGGACTTAAAGGAAGGCAGGGGCAGTTTGCTATTTACAAACTCGCTCTGAGTGGGATTGATTCCTTTGAGGCCATCGTCCCGATTTTTCAATTATCGGCGGGATCTTTTTTGTCTGATGAAGAGGCTCATAAACTGCTTACTGTTACCAGTGATTCTCGACCAAGCCTTTCGCTAGGGAATGGTAAGATTGAATATGCCGACGAACTTGAATCGAGGATTAGTGTATTTAAGAGAGCATTAGTTGAGCACTCCGAGGACCTTTACCACGAGGAAATAGAAAAGATTGAAGGCTATTTCGACGATTTGGAAGTTCAGAAGCGGTATGAAAAAGAGGCTCTTCAAAAGCAGATCGAAGAGATCAAACAGGAGCGTCGAAAGCTGCCCCTAAACGCACAGCGCGATCTAAATCAAAAAATTTCTAGACTAAAAGACAAGCAGGTTCAGCTGGACCAAGAAATAGCTGAGTTAAGTCTAGCAGCGCAAGAGAAGCAAAAACAGTTGGTTGAAGATTTGGACTCCAAGATCAACATCCAGCTTGAAACTCGACTACTTGCCAGCGGCACCTGCGAAGTTTTGTGA
- a CDS encoding ATP-binding protein, with the protein MFERKRLSAKIRMARERNTLDKLFKQILTSKLWILDDWGVVTMPRDVSEEIFDLFDRRKYNSAMILTSNRDVEEWPQVFSDPILANAAIDRMFEQAKIVVFEGPSYRMKGRIILPDIDIEKTEV; encoded by the coding sequence TTGTTCGAGCGTAAAAGACTCAGTGCCAAGATCCGGATGGCCCGGGAGCGGAACACTTTGGATAAATTGTTCAAACAAATTTTGACGTCCAAACTTTGGATCCTTGACGACTGGGGCGTAGTGACGATGCCACGGGATGTGAGTGAAGAGATATTTGATCTCTTTGATCGACGCAAATACAACTCGGCGATGATCTTGACCAGCAACCGAGATGTCGAAGAATGGCCACAAGTCTTTAGTGATCCGATCCTGGCCAATGCGGCGATCGATCGGATGTTTGAGCAGGCTAAAATCGTGGTCTTTGAGGGTCCAAGTTACCGCATGAAAGGACGAATAATTTTGCCAGATATTGACATCGAAAAAACTGAAGTATAG
- a CDS encoding transposase family protein translates to MQVDWAKALDVIDQDGRKRTIWAFIGILGHSRYTMVRVMDKCDFVTTVKAIQSMLFEVGGVPRKITSDNPKVFVNRASEHEPILNAGYERFASHTGFTIEALPPADPQKKGKVERTVQLVRRLLSPLI, encoded by the coding sequence TTGCAGGTGGACTGGGCGAAGGCTCTCGATGTGATAGATCAGGACGGTCGCAAACGTACCATATGGGCCTTTATCGGGATTTTGGGTCACAGTCGGTACACGATGGTTCGAGTGATGGACAAGTGCGATTTTGTGACAACGGTGAAAGCGATCCAATCAATGCTCTTTGAGGTTGGTGGGGTTCCAAGGAAAATCACCTCTGACAATCCAAAGGTATTCGTGAATCGTGCCTCGGAGCACGAGCCGATTTTGAATGCCGGTTACGAGAGATTTGCATCGCATACCGGTTTTACGATAGAGGCCCTCCCTCCGGCGGATCCACAGAAGAAGGGCAAGGTTGAACGTACGGTGCAATTGGTTCGGCGGCTTTTGAGTCCTTTGATTTGA
- a CDS encoding FliM/FliN family flagellar motor switch protein, producing the protein MSKEKNGLQNIREKYKFEGTDENGTKYPIFGARENKSLVVDYNPSELPLIKSPLNFLALMDDSISKRFLSAYKEDIIKASKFHSEPSINMNKYFAYFHLDDNGVLSLQTNEHDEPIFRTLVDNISAGFRSICEFKINEHRRKSDFNPCLSLLKSEPIFLFDYEIRSSDSKMIIIVPHYLVEIYESKFGGTQLIGQDRLLTNPKPLHPSIKLDVQYGNIDLDQRLIGELKTGDVLIIDSLPGDLFKILLDDKAIALGVPVVADNSMGIRIVKML; encoded by the coding sequence ATGAGCAAGGAAAAAAATGGGTTACAAAATATTAGGGAAAAATACAAATTCGAAGGAACCGATGAGAATGGAACAAAATATCCGATTTTTGGAGCGCGGGAAAACAAGTCGTTAGTTGTGGACTACAATCCATCTGAGCTTCCTCTTATCAAATCCCCCCTAAATTTTTTAGCTCTGATGGATGACTCCATAAGCAAGCGATTTTTGTCGGCTTACAAAGAAGACATTATCAAGGCCTCAAAGTTTCACTCGGAACCCTCCATTAACATGAATAAGTATTTTGCATACTTCCATTTGGACGATAATGGCGTCCTCTCTCTCCAGACTAATGAGCACGATGAACCGATATTCCGAACCCTTGTTGATAATATTTCAGCAGGATTCAGGTCAATCTGTGAATTCAAGATCAATGAACATAGACGCAAATCTGATTTCAATCCTTGTCTGTCGCTTCTTAAGAGCGAGCCCATTTTTCTCTTCGACTATGAAATAAGGTCAAGCGATTCAAAAATGATCATAATTGTCCCGCACTACCTTGTGGAAATATATGAATCAAAATTTGGAGGAACTCAATTAATAGGTCAGGACCGCTTGCTAACGAATCCAAAGCCATTGCACCCATCAATTAAACTCGACGTACAATACGGAAATATTGATCTTGATCAACGCCTGATTGGCGAACTGAAGACAGGTGATGTCTTAATAATAGATTCCCTTCCGGGGGACCTTTTTAAGATTCTCTTAGATGATAAGGCTATTGCGCTAGGAGTTCCAGTCGTTGCTGATAACAGCATGGGGATCAGGATTGTAAAAATGCTTTAA
- a CDS encoding DUF2779 domain-containing protein: protein MKDISHGDFPIKPRDDGEAGLSRSQRQWLQVEKVQNGDESPFVDVNNLSLEMKNWDYPLHFIDFETSTVAIPFHAGRRPYEQIAFQFSHHQVSSTGAIEHAGQYINTRPGVFPNFEFLRNLRSELASDEGTIFRYSNHENSVLCQIYAQLDRSDEPDKRELMAFIKTITKKKEGSGKNEVVLWEGRRNMIDLCKLVQRFYYHPKTNGSNSIKHVLPAVLFDSEYLRSKYSKGIYGSDQNMRSLNFSKKTWIEYDSNGGVIDPYKQLPPVFDQYDKDTLDLLMEDDELRNGGAAMTAYAYLPFTQMTDTERERISAALLKYCELDTFAMVMIFEHWQNLVRKSGLAKVG from the coding sequence ATGAAAGACATCAGCCACGGCGACTTTCCAATTAAGCCCAGGGATGACGGTGAAGCCGGCCTCAGCCGCTCGCAAAGACAATGGCTTCAAGTTGAAAAAGTTCAGAACGGCGATGAAAGTCCGTTTGTCGATGTTAACAATCTGTCGTTAGAGATGAAGAATTGGGATTATCCTCTTCACTTCATCGATTTCGAAACTTCGACGGTAGCTATTCCGTTTCATGCTGGAAGGCGACCTTATGAGCAAATCGCGTTTCAGTTCTCACATCATCAGGTCAGTTCCACTGGGGCAATTGAGCACGCGGGACAGTACATAAACACCAGGCCTGGTGTCTTTCCAAATTTTGAGTTCTTGAGAAACTTGCGAAGCGAACTGGCGTCCGATGAGGGAACTATATTTCGGTATTCGAATCACGAGAATTCGGTGCTGTGCCAGATTTACGCCCAGCTTGATCGATCCGATGAGCCGGATAAACGTGAACTCATGGCGTTCATCAAGACGATCACAAAGAAGAAAGAAGGCTCCGGGAAAAACGAGGTCGTTCTCTGGGAGGGTAGAAGGAACATGATTGACCTCTGCAAATTGGTTCAACGGTTCTATTATCATCCGAAGACCAATGGATCGAACTCGATCAAGCATGTCTTGCCCGCAGTTCTTTTCGATTCAGAATATTTGAGGTCAAAGTATTCCAAGGGAATCTACGGATCAGACCAGAACATGCGGTCTCTTAATTTTTCGAAGAAGACTTGGATCGAATATGATTCCAATGGCGGTGTCATAGACCCATATAAGCAGCTTCCGCCGGTTTTTGACCAATACGACAAGGATACGTTGGATCTGTTGATGGAGGATGATGAACTCAGAAATGGCGGAGCAGCAATGACAGCGTATGCCTATTTACCATTCACGCAAATGACAGACACAGAGCGAGAGAGAATTTCAGCAGCACTCCTGAAGTATTGTGAACTGGATACTTTTGCGATGGTGATGATTTTCGAACATTGGCAAAACTTGGTTCGGAAGTCAGGACTGGCGAAGGTTGGGTAA
- a CDS encoding transposase has protein sequence MSSKRRVFSEEYKAEAIDLAEKMGTTKASQDLGINPANIRRWKIEAQSGRAASGAKTYEELELEVRELRKENEYLNKVSDVLKKSLGIISKDQMRNSK, from the coding sequence ATGAGTTCAAAGAGAAGGGTTTTTTCAGAAGAGTATAAGGCCGAAGCCATTGATTTAGCAGAGAAAATGGGAACAACAAAGGCCTCACAAGATCTAGGTATAAATCCGGCAAATATTCGTCGATGGAAAATCGAAGCGCAATCAGGTCGCGCTGCGAGCGGCGCGAAAACCTATGAAGAACTGGAGCTTGAGGTTCGAGAACTCAGAAAGGAAAATGAGTATTTGAACAAAGTCAGCGATGTTCTAAAAAAAAGCCTAGGGATCATATCAAAGGATCAAATGAGAAATTCCAAATGA
- a CDS encoding ATP-binding protein translates to MFEHELNTRKENAIERRIKKATFPERRTLEQFNWSFNKRINREKIEELSSCKFVEDNEIALLLGSPGTGKTHCAIALGMKAAVLGHSVFCSSVKDSVPRSGWPGSGTLWINCSNKF, encoded by the coding sequence TTGTTTGAGCATGAGCTGAATACGCGCAAGGAAAACGCGATTGAACGTAGGATTAAAAAGGCGACATTCCCAGAGAGGAGAACATTGGAGCAGTTCAATTGGAGTTTTAACAAGAGGATCAATCGCGAGAAGATCGAAGAGCTTTCGAGTTGCAAGTTCGTAGAGGACAATGAAATTGCATTGTTGCTTGGAAGTCCAGGAACTGGCAAAACCCACTGCGCAATTGCATTAGGCATGAAAGCCGCAGTACTGGGCCACAGTGTGTTTTGTTCGAGCGTAAAAGACTCAGTGCCAAGATCCGGATGGCCCGGGAGCGGAACACTTTGGATAAATTGTTCAAACAAATTTTGA